In Scylla paramamosain isolate STU-SP2022 chromosome 29, ASM3559412v1, whole genome shotgun sequence, a genomic segment contains:
- the LOC135115538 gene encoding uncharacterized protein LOC135115538 translates to MHTSWLLEVVAVAVVVVASPATTEPSTYGNSPSLRRPFLGPYGGHPAYHSPFSSPINPGVLWPHFAYSHGIHDTYPDFEDQFEPSQEPNPVDDLSHQILEAHRRYREDFQLLRRLLREQHNLLKNSQQDTAQIHPPIFRLPLYPDLGTEEEEEHATSDELPFLEEVDYEKDYEHGSEDDESNIFQDSPVPGPEWAIIPFLPEVPDADDLPDNYNNATHAIHVVNGSRVEVNTTTNKETGDSITTFFHTEVINILPEEDTKAEEPEETVTEEPVLDTTPEEREVATTQPPEEPPAEEETKNEMPIPSAELVALEEIRPQRDAANHDPASKPVALRSASYSKLPSDDPGKGKEDKDAKPKDLSGDTLVNQLSKDTKDGSDKEPDAEVLL, encoded by the exons ATGCACACGTCCTGGTtactggaggtggtggcggtggcggtggtggtggtcgcctCACCTGCTACAACTGAACcta GCACTTACGGAAACAGCCCTTCGTTGAGGCGGCCGTTCCTTGGACCCTATGGTGGCCACCCCGCATaccactctcccttctccagcCCCATCAACCCCGGTGTCCTGTGGCCCCACTTTGCCTATAGCCACGGCATCCATGATACCTACCCAGACTTCGAGGACCAGTTCGAGCCAAG CCAAGAACCAAACCCAGTGGATGACCTCAGCCACCAGATACTGG AGGCACATCGTCGGTATCGGGAGGACTTCCAGCTGCTGCGTCGCCTGTTGCGGGAACAGCACAACCTGCTGAAGAACTCGCAGCAGGACACCGCGCAGATCCACCCCCCAATCTTCCGCCTCCCGCTCTACCCAGACCTCggcacagaggaggaagaggagcacgcCACCTCTGACGAGCTTCCTTTTCTTGAAGAAGTGGACTATGAGAAAGACTACGAACACGGCAGTGAGGATGACGAGAGCAATATCTTCCAGGATTCCCCCGTGCCAGGACCGGAGTGGGCCATCATTCCGTTCCTCCCCGAAGTGCCG GACGCGGATGACCTGCCGGACAACTACAACAACGCCACCCACGCCATCCACGTCGTGAACGGCTCCCGCGTGGAGGTCAACACCACGACGAACAAGGAGACGGGCgactccatcaccaccttcttCCACActgag GTGATCAACATTCTCCCCGAAGAGGACACGAAGGCAGAGGAGCCCGAGGAAACTGTGACAGAGGAACCAGTGCTCGATACAACAcctgaggagagggaggtggcgACGACACAG CCCCCGGAGGAACCACCTGCAGAAGAGGAGACGAAAAACGAGATGCCGATCCCTTCTGCTGAGTTGGTAGCACTCGAGGAG ATAAGGCCCCAGAGAGACGCAGCGAACCACGACCCAGCCAGCAAACCAGTGGCGCTTCGCTCAGCCTCCTACTCGAAGCTACCCAGTGACGACCCAGGCAAGGGCAAGGAGGACAAAGACGCCAAACCCAAGGACCTGAGTGGCGATACCTTAGTGAACCAGCTCTCCAAGGACACCAAGGACGGCAGTGATAAGGAGCCAGACGCTGAGGTTTTGCTTTAA
- the LOC135115539 gene encoding uncharacterized protein LOC135115539, translating to MDSEKVLPVIDLGLAKGPTRSALVKQLRDALTTVGFIYLTGVEGFDEVELLRLTKWFFSLPMERRMAISKKSFNPQSAHEYRGFFPVIPGAVSHKEAFEIGPRKEEGTKMPQDSIAAKIFCEDNQWPEEDTEMGRHFRAWMENYHFIMTETSLEILRLIAEGFGAPSDFYTSIFSPTNTSLSTLRLIHYPARPNPPESARDGDYVIQTAEHHDSTMVTLLATFPEYPGLQVRWWQDNSIIDVPHKPGHLVMNIGDLLSHTTGGKLKATKHRVVDICGDRLSVPFFFEPRFDANVNVALPGETLQDTTTRNYGPWLFEKISKWAEYKDLIRRLSEMEKSETKDGQSM from the exons ATG GACAGCGAGAAAGTACTACCAGTGATCGACCTTGGGCTGGCGAAGGGCCCCACGCGGAGTGCCCTTGTGAAGCAGCTGCGGGACGCCCTTACCACCGTGGGCTTTATCTACCTTACGGGCGTGGAGGGCTTCGACGAGGTGGAGCTGCTTAGACTCACCAAATGGTTCTTCAG TCTGCcgatggagaggaggatggcCATCTCCAAGAAATCCTTCAACCCTCAGAGTGCCCACGAGTACCGAGGCTTCTTCCCCGTCATCCCCGGTGCTGTGTCTCATAAGGAAG CCTTTGAGATcgggccgcggaaggaggaggggacCAAGATGCCTCAAGATTCCATCGCTGCCAAGATTTTCTGTGAGGATAACCAGTGGCCTGAGGAAGACACCGAGATGGGGAGACATTTCAGG GCTTGGATGGAGAACTACCACTTCATTATGACAGAGACTTCACTTGAAATTTTGCGCCTCATTGCGGAAGGTTTCGGGGCTCCAAGTGACTTCTACACGTCGATCTTCAGCCCCACGAACACCAGCCTGTCCACCCTGCGCCTCATCCACTACCCAGCCCGTCCCAACCCGCCTGAGAGTGCTCGTGATGGTGACTACG tCATCCAAACGGCAGAACACCATGACTCTACTATGGTTACACTCCTGGCCACCTTCCCGGAGTACCCAGGGCTGCAGGTGCGCTGGTGGCAGGACAACTCTATTATTGACGTGCCCCACAAGCCAGGCCACCTTGTCATGAACATCGGGGACCTCCTCTCGCATACCACGGGGGGCAAACTTAAGGCCACCAAACACCGCGTTGTAGACATTTGTGGTGATAG GCTCTCCGTTCCGTTCTTCTTTGAGCCGAGGTTCGACGCCAATGTAAACGTGGCACTGCCTGGAGAGACCCTTCAGGACACCACTACCAGGAACTACGGGCCCTGGCTGTTTGAGAAAATATCCAAGTGGGCAGAGTACAAGGATTTGATTAGGAGGTTGAGTGAGATGGAAAAGAGCGAGACAAAGGACGGCCAGAGTatgtag
- the LOC135115661 gene encoding uncharacterized protein LOC135115661 yields the protein MSWQCRVSYQCMVHSRLALSFTNCYLARFGWPTYPCGPTEPLSACMAQLDSPAVAVFSSMLASTLDMCRFLEAQSQGKATAHSLLKESAEEQRNLVGRVLSKVEQLHRLVTGEFSNINAVAFYVVGVVVIIMVTCGPRCGNARLPVLLLLCTTFVLERFVALLVLTFLDTASPQDTIEAAEHVLRHLMVIAGLFMVVASVHSIREPVAPAAVTMEELLAGARELLGGSEEAVVDSLHESFEDSDSSDDTYDPNEDPNPQDRLALLNWHPEERIQYTLRARLPVTPNPILAIESPRVFSLLFKRQGNATPRRQVAVWDSLNLWQEQTYHQEEEEEEEEEEDEEEEEEERIRG from the exons ATGTCGTGGCAATGCAGGGTGTCGTATCAGTGCATG GTACACAGTCGCCTTGCTTTGTCCTTCACTAACTGCTATCTGGCCCGGTTTGGGTGGCCTACGTACCCTTGTGGCCCCACGGAGCCCTTGTCTGCCTGTATGGCCCAGCTGGACTCTCCCGCCGTCGCCGTGTTCTCGTCAATGCTCGCCTCCACCCTGGACATGTGTCGCTTCTTGGAGGCTCAGTCTCAGGGCAAGGCGACCGCCCACTCCCTGCTCAA GGAGTCGGCGGAGGAGCAGCGCAACCTGGTGGGGAGAGTGTTGAGCAAGGTGGAACAGCTGCATCGCCTCGTTACAGGAGAGTTCTCAAACATCAACGCA GTGGCGTTCTACGTGGTGGGAGTAGTGGTGATCATAATGGTGACTTGCGGGCCGCGGTGTGGGAACGCTCGCCTGCccgtcctcctgctcctctgcaCCACTTTCGTCCTGGAGAGGTTCGTGGCCTTGCTCGTGCTGACCTTCCTCGACACAGCCTCTCCTCAG GACACCATCGAGGCTGCAGAGCACGTGTTGAGGCATCTGATGGTCATCGCCGGGCTGTTTATGGTGGTCGCCTCGGTACACTCCATCAg GGAACCCGTGGCGCCGGCAGCGGTAACAATGGAGGAGCTGCTGGCGGGGGCGAGAGAACTCCTAG GCGGGAGtgaggaggcagtggtggacTCCCTGCATGAGAGCTTCGAGGACAGTGACAGCTCCGACGACACCTATGATCCCAACGAAGATCCCAACCCGCAGGACCGTCTGGCGCTGCTCAACTGGCACCCCGAG GAGAGGATACAATACACTCTCCGTGCACGCTTGCCCGTCACACCCAATCCTATTCTAGCCATCGAATCCCCAAGGGTGTTCAGTCTCTTGTTCAAACGCCAGGGGAATGCCACACCCCGCAGACAGGTCGCTGTGTGGGACTCGCTCAACCTGTGGCAGGAACAGACGTaccaccaagaggaggaggaggaggaggaagaggaagaggacgaggaggaagaggaggaggagagaattcGAGGGTGA